In Paenibacillus sp. G2S3, a single window of DNA contains:
- a CDS encoding peptide MFS transporter — MSATDRQKIVDSVPQTGFFGHPKGLFTLFFTEFWERFSYYGMRAILVYYMYYEVSKGGLGFPEDMALSIMSIYGSLVYMSGIIGGWLADRIFGTSKAVFYGGVLIMFGHILLAIPGNATLFFASMIMIVLGTGLLKPNVSSIVGEIYSEQDNRRDAAFSIFYMGINLGGFISPLIVGAVGMNNFHLGFSIAAVGMFIGLVVYIVTRTKNLGLAGTIVRNPIPAEQKKKLFTWIGIGLVVLAVLVTVGIFTGALTFETFIKIVGVLGLLIPTMYFIVMYRSPKTTAVERSRILAYIPLFIASIMFWAIQEQTATVLASFADKRTQLDFAGIHISPAWFQSLNPLFIIALAPAFAWIWLKLGNRQPTIPQKFSLGLLFAGLSFLVILVPAYFGGANSLVNPLWLVLSYFIVVIGELCLSPVGLSATTKLAPAAFTAQMMSMWFLSNAAAQAINAQIVKFYTPDTEMLYFGVIGGVAIVLAVILFLFSSKIQNFMKGIR, encoded by the coding sequence ATGTCAGCAACAGACAGGCAAAAAATTGTAGATAGTGTCCCTCAAACCGGATTTTTTGGCCATCCAAAGGGACTATTCACACTCTTCTTCACTGAATTTTGGGAACGGTTTTCTTATTATGGCATGAGAGCGATCCTTGTTTACTACATGTATTATGAAGTAAGCAAAGGGGGGCTCGGATTTCCAGAAGATATGGCCCTTTCGATTATGTCTATCTACGGATCACTCGTATATATGTCTGGAATTATAGGTGGATGGCTTGCGGATCGGATTTTCGGGACTTCAAAGGCTGTCTTTTACGGTGGCGTATTAATTATGTTCGGGCATATTTTACTAGCCATACCGGGCAATGCCACACTATTCTTTGCTTCGATGATTATGATCGTGCTTGGAACCGGACTACTTAAGCCCAATGTATCAAGTATTGTAGGCGAAATCTACAGCGAACAAGATAACCGCCGCGACGCTGCTTTCAGCATTTTTTATATGGGTATTAATCTCGGCGGATTCATCTCTCCACTGATTGTAGGTGCTGTAGGTATGAATAATTTCCATCTCGGTTTCTCGATTGCCGCGGTGGGTATGTTTATTGGATTAGTTGTTTACATTGTGACTCGCACCAAAAATCTGGGTCTAGCAGGTACAATTGTACGCAACCCGATTCCAGCCGAACAAAAGAAAAAATTGTTTACTTGGATTGGTATTGGACTAGTTGTGCTTGCTGTATTAGTTACGGTCGGCATTTTTACTGGAGCACTTACCTTTGAGACTTTCATTAAGATCGTAGGAGTGTTAGGGCTACTTATTCCTACGATGTACTTTATTGTGATGTACCGCAGTCCCAAAACAACAGCTGTAGAGAGATCACGGATTCTCGCGTACATCCCTTTATTTATCGCTTCGATTATGTTCTGGGCGATCCAGGAACAAACTGCGACGGTTCTAGCGAGCTTTGCTGATAAGCGCACCCAGTTGGATTTTGCAGGTATACACATTTCTCCAGCCTGGTTCCAGTCGCTTAACCCACTATTTATTATCGCCCTTGCACCTGCATTTGCATGGATTTGGTTAAAGCTCGGTAACCGTCAACCAACGATTCCTCAAAAGTTCTCGCTTGGTTTATTGTTTGCCGGTCTGTCCTTCCTAGTAATTCTGGTACCGGCTTACTTCGGTGGAGCCAATTCACTGGTGAATCCATTATGGCTGGTTCTCAGTTACTTTATCGTCGTCATTGGGGAGCTATGCTTGTCACCTGTTGGCCTCTCGGCAACGACCAAGCTGGCGCCTGCTGCTTTTACTGCTCAGATGATGAGCATGTGGTTCTTGTCCAATGCTGCCGCGCAAGCTATTAATGCTCAGATTGTAAAGTTCTATACCCCGGATACCGAAATGCTGTACTTCGGAGTCATCGGTGGAGTTGCCATTGTGCTCGCGGTAATTCTCTTCCTGTTCTCTTCTAAGATTCAGAATTTCATGAAGGGTATACGATAA
- a CDS encoding nitric oxide synthase oxygenase encodes MHIEELTRQAEAFIRQCYAELDKTEAEMDRRIQAVREEINQSGSYTHTTEELAHGARMAWRHNSRCIGRLFWQSIELMDERQAETEEDVAEALLRHMEKANNGGRIRPLITVFRSGEDPERRIRIWNHQLIRYAGYPGDAEHERAGDPASDEFTKVCQQLGWQGTRGNYDVLPLVISIGNGNPHVFPIPQHLIQEVPLTHPEIERFAELQLRWYSVPIISDMQLEIGGIVYPAAPFNGWYMETEIGSRNFGDVGRYNTLPAIADLMGLDRSSNTTLWKDRALLELNRAVLYSFKRAGVSIVDHHTAADQFVRFQEQEQGQGRQVSGRWSWLIPPMSPSSTPIWHDSKLKEYDYSPRFLYQRSPVATCPFH; translated from the coding sequence ATGCACATCGAAGAATTAACCCGGCAGGCAGAAGCTTTCATTCGGCAATGTTATGCTGAGCTAGATAAGACTGAAGCTGAGATGGATCGTCGCATCCAAGCCGTACGAGAAGAAATCAATCAATCAGGGAGTTACACACATACAACGGAAGAGCTGGCGCATGGGGCAAGAATGGCTTGGCGTCACAATAGCCGCTGCATTGGTCGTCTTTTTTGGCAGTCCATTGAGCTGATGGATGAACGTCAGGCAGAGACTGAGGAGGATGTTGCTGAAGCTCTGCTACGACATATGGAAAAGGCGAATAATGGAGGACGTATCCGTCCACTCATTACGGTCTTCCGCAGCGGGGAAGATCCTGAGCGGAGAATCCGGATTTGGAACCATCAATTGATTCGTTACGCTGGATACCCTGGTGATGCTGAACATGAACGCGCTGGCGATCCGGCATCGGATGAATTTACGAAAGTGTGCCAACAACTAGGCTGGCAGGGAACAAGGGGCAATTATGATGTGTTGCCGCTAGTAATCAGTATTGGTAATGGCAATCCCCACGTATTTCCAATTCCCCAGCACCTCATTCAAGAGGTACCGTTAACACATCCCGAAATTGAACGTTTTGCAGAGCTTCAGCTTCGCTGGTATTCTGTGCCGATCATTTCGGACATGCAGTTGGAAATTGGCGGGATTGTATACCCCGCGGCTCCTTTTAACGGCTGGTACATGGAGACCGAGATTGGCTCACGTAATTTTGGGGATGTTGGACGGTATAATACTTTGCCAGCTATAGCTGATCTGATGGGACTGGACCGTTCCAGTAACACAACGCTTTGGAAGGATCGGGCGCTTCTTGAGTTGAACCGTGCAGTACTGTATTCCTTTAAGCGAGCTGGGGTCAGCATCGTTGATCATCATACAGCAGCTGATCAATTTGTGAGATTCCAAGAGCAGGAGCAGGGGCAAGGACGTCAGGTTTCGGGACGGTGGTCATGGCTGATTCCCCCTATGTCTCCGTCGTCTACACCGATTTGGCATGACAGTAAGCTGAAAGAATATGATTACAGCCCTCGTTTCCTTTATCAACGATCACCTGTGGCCACCTGCCCTTTTCACTAA
- a CDS encoding nucleotide excision repair endonuclease yields the protein MINITIPNVDVSITKQINPQLSNIYGFTDFHLIPRDYGGIFMFYNDQDELLFVGKARKLRPRIKKHFEDTVSDIKLHRDEVTRIDVCLIESPVHREIYETYIINELKSKYNVDKVMFR from the coding sequence ATGATCAACATAACCATTCCTAATGTGGATGTTAGTATTACTAAACAAATTAACCCGCAGCTAAGCAACATTTACGGATTCACTGATTTCCACCTGATTCCAAGAGATTACGGCGGTATCTTTATGTTCTACAATGATCAAGATGAGTTGTTGTTTGTAGGTAAAGCGAGAAAGCTAAGACCCAGAATCAAAAAACATTTTGAAGATACCGTATCTGATATCAAGCTGCATCGGGACGAGGTTACCAGAATTGATGTATGTTTAATCGAAAGTCCTGTTCATAGAGAGATCTACGAAACGTATATCATTAATGAATTGAAATCTAAA
- a CDS encoding YitT family protein, protein MKKRISDIVSIIVGALLFSLAVNLFVIPNEFGEGGVTGLTMITYYLYQWSPGIVSLILNALLLIVGYKFLDKTTTVYTIIAVFFNSLFLILTKNWHIASDELIINAIFGGILSGVGIGMIIRVGGTTAGSTIIARILHKFLDWNVSYALLLVDLVVVFASYFIIGVQSLMFTIVMLYIATKVMDFIIEGVNPKKAVTIVSKQQDKIAEQVNGIMDRGVTVIYGRGYYTKEPKELLYIVISKQEVTILKKIVRSIDKEAFIAIHDVRDVFGEGFVELAK, encoded by the coding sequence ATGAAAAAGCGTATTTCGGATATTGTTTCCATCATTGTAGGAGCATTGCTGTTCTCCTTGGCTGTTAACTTGTTTGTGATTCCGAACGAGTTCGGTGAAGGCGGGGTAACGGGACTGACTATGATTACATACTACTTGTATCAGTGGTCACCGGGTATTGTTAGCTTAATTCTTAATGCTTTATTATTGATTGTCGGTTATAAATTTCTGGACAAAACGACGACGGTATACACAATTATTGCGGTGTTCTTTAATTCGTTATTCTTGATTCTTACAAAGAATTGGCATATCGCCAGCGATGAGTTGATCATCAACGCAATATTTGGGGGCATTCTGTCGGGTGTGGGTATCGGAATGATCATACGAGTGGGTGGAACGACCGCAGGGTCAACCATTATCGCTAGAATCCTGCATAAATTTTTGGATTGGAACGTTAGCTACGCTCTTCTCCTTGTCGATTTAGTTGTGGTATTTGCTTCGTATTTCATCATTGGTGTTCAAAGTCTGATGTTTACGATCGTGATGCTCTATATAGCGACTAAGGTGATGGACTTCATTATTGAGGGAGTGAATCCTAAGAAGGCCGTTACGATTGTATCCAAGCAGCAGGACAAAATTGCTGAACAAGTGAATGGGATCATGGATAGAGGGGTCACAGTCATTTATGGCCGAGGGTATTATACTAAAGAACCTAAAGAGCTGCTCTATATTGTCATTAGCAAACAGGAAGTGACCATACTTAAGAAAATCGTAAGATCGATTGATAAAGAGGCTTTTATCGCCATTCACGATGTAAGAGATGTGTTCGGAGAAGGCTTTGTGGAGCTGGCAAAATAA
- the hmpA gene encoding NO-inducible flavohemoprotein, with product MLDQQTIAIIKSTVPVLQVHGTTITTTFYSMLFENHPELLNIFNHANQRQGRQQTALANAVLAAAMNIDQLGNILPVVKQIAEKHRALGVLPEHYPIVGETLLAAIGQVLGDAATPEIIDAWAKAYGVIADAFIGVEAEKYREAAEAPGGWSGFRNFVVTRKVRESELITSFYLSPEDGGAVSSYSPGQYITIRVQPEGEEYTHIRHYSLSSAPGQAYYRITVKREGEGIDKPAGVVSTYLHDVIQVGSILEVGSPAGDFALDQSSDTPVVLISGGVGLTPMVSMLETIIATQPAREVTYIHAAINGGLHAMKDRVADLEQSHPVLRSYVCYESPAEGDKCNRSGYIDLSWLQEIADVNSEFYFCGPTPFMKAIYKALKEWQVPDERIYFEFFGPAGSLEG from the coding sequence ATGTTAGATCAACAGACCATTGCTATTATAAAATCAACAGTTCCTGTATTGCAGGTTCACGGAACAACCATTACTACGACGTTCTATAGCATGTTATTTGAAAACCATCCAGAGCTATTAAATATATTTAATCATGCCAATCAGCGGCAAGGTAGACAGCAGACAGCGCTTGCTAATGCAGTCCTTGCAGCGGCTATGAATATTGATCAACTAGGGAATATCTTACCGGTGGTAAAACAGATTGCAGAGAAGCATCGAGCACTAGGCGTATTGCCTGAGCATTATCCGATCGTGGGTGAGACCTTGTTAGCTGCAATTGGGCAAGTGCTTGGCGATGCGGCAACACCGGAAATTATAGATGCATGGGCCAAGGCTTATGGTGTGATCGCAGATGCTTTCATTGGTGTGGAAGCAGAGAAGTATCGTGAAGCAGCCGAAGCTCCGGGGGGTTGGAGTGGATTCAGAAATTTTGTCGTCACTCGGAAGGTTAGAGAAAGTGAGCTTATTACTTCCTTCTACCTGTCTCCTGAGGATGGAGGGGCTGTCTCCTCTTATTCTCCGGGTCAATACATCACGATTCGTGTTCAGCCAGAGGGTGAGGAATATACCCATATTCGCCACTACAGTTTATCCAGTGCTCCGGGACAGGCGTATTACCGTATCACTGTTAAACGGGAAGGTGAGGGGATAGATAAACCTGCAGGCGTCGTATCCACTTACCTGCATGATGTTATCCAAGTGGGCTCTATATTAGAAGTAGGCTCTCCAGCGGGTGATTTCGCACTGGATCAGAGTAGTGACACGCCAGTGGTCCTAATCAGTGGGGGTGTAGGGTTAACTCCAATGGTAAGTATGCTGGAGACCATAATTGCTACACAGCCAGCACGCGAGGTAACCTATATTCATGCAGCCATCAATGGAGGCTTGCATGCTATGAAAGATAGGGTGGCAGATTTAGAGCAATCTCATCCTGTTCTACGGTCCTATGTATGTTACGAATCACCAGCTGAAGGAGACAAGTGTAATAGATCTGGTTATATTGATCTTTCTTGGCTTCAAGAAATAGCAGATGTGAACTCTGAATTCTATTTTTGTGGGCCGACTCCCTTTATGAAGGCAATATATAAGGCGCTTAAGGAATGGCAGGTACCGGATGAGAGAATTTATTTTGAGTTCTTTGGACCAGCCGGCAGTTTAGAAGGATAA
- a CDS encoding M15 family metallopeptidase, which translates to MKKWGFLVIVVLFLGYAAARYLPDTGNLADKNDKIRNGSIRDSDSLKVVTQDQVYQGDLLLVNKQYPVHEDSVKSDIVTLSDQKDLIQGYGLLDNSIRLSESVAHTFNKMIKAAEKDGVNHFLISSGYRDFEEQEQLYEEKGSDYALPAQYSEHNLGLSLDIGSSQSEMSKAAEGKWLEKNAWKYGFILRYPKDKTEITGIKYEPWHFRYVGLPHSAIIHEKGIVLEQYLDLLKENSEISTVVDGKTYTVSYYPVSGYTSIKIPKEGQYKTSGDNMDGVIVTTFR; encoded by the coding sequence ATGAAAAAGTGGGGCTTTTTAGTGATTGTTGTGTTATTTCTTGGTTACGCAGCAGCTCGTTATTTACCGGATACGGGTAATTTAGCTGATAAGAATGATAAGATCCGGAATGGATCGATTAGAGATAGCGATAGTTTAAAGGTAGTTACGCAAGATCAGGTGTATCAAGGGGATTTATTGCTGGTGAACAAACAATATCCGGTGCATGAGGACAGTGTGAAGTCTGATATTGTGACCTTATCTGATCAGAAGGATCTGATTCAGGGCTATGGACTACTAGATAACTCTATTCGGCTATCTGAAAGTGTAGCACATACATTCAATAAGATGATCAAGGCTGCTGAGAAGGATGGCGTGAATCATTTTTTAATTAGCAGTGGGTACAGGGACTTTGAGGAGCAAGAGCAATTGTATGAGGAAAAAGGTTCAGACTATGCTTTACCAGCACAATATAGCGAACATAATTTAGGATTATCTCTAGACATCGGATCGTCTCAATCGGAAATGAGCAAAGCAGCTGAAGGTAAATGGCTGGAAAAGAATGCTTGGAAATACGGCTTTATTCTACGCTATCCGAAAGACAAAACGGAAATCACGGGGATTAAATATGAACCTTGGCATTTCCGCTATGTAGGGTTACCGCACAGTGCGATCATTCATGAGAAGGGGATTGTGCTGGAGCAATACTTAGATCTATTGAAGGAGAATAGTGAAATTTCAACGGTTGTAGACGGCAAAACATATACAGTAAGCTATTATCCAGTATCAGGATATACAAGTATTAAGATTCCAAAGGAAGGGCAATATAAAACGTCGGGCGATAATATGGATGGCGTAATTGTGACTACATTTCGATGA
- a CDS encoding DUF4163 domain-containing protein: protein MNKTMKWTSAILATGVLLGGSGLIGGNSVLAATTGTNTVKQAVQQPSVVLKYKGQILTQQGKIVDGNTMIPLTVLRDAFGLAINYNSTTRTYSVGSDSMKLNLEVSDYGVSTDLNGYYIYSMTGNHEAKMINDRLYVPFKLLNDYLGVQGVYNPAQKSLELSKLVMNDIKITSVTLDKSNKNASIKIQYPKISGLTDEVQNTINAAFKKEAELFATESEKESSRRDGTIENKYDYSQNYVVTFNREGVLSVVVDQYGYSGGAHGGTMREGHTFSLKDGKKIELKDLLKAEPNYKQKLDKMLKASTKDIAFPESTGGLSDNPAFFVSESGLAIFYQQYEIAPYAAGIPTYTFNFSSILPKGTDPFASFK, encoded by the coding sequence ATGAACAAAACTATGAAATGGACGTCTGCTATATTAGCTACTGGAGTATTATTAGGAGGTTCCGGCCTCATCGGAGGAAATTCTGTTCTAGCTGCAACTACCGGAACAAACACAGTCAAACAAGCCGTTCAGCAGCCCTCTGTGGTGCTTAAGTATAAAGGCCAAATCTTAACACAGCAAGGAAAAATCGTAGACGGAAATACCATGATCCCTTTAACCGTATTACGTGACGCCTTCGGTCTTGCCATTAATTATAATTCCACCACAAGGACTTACAGTGTGGGCAGCGATTCGATGAAGCTAAACTTAGAGGTCTCTGACTATGGCGTAAGTACAGATTTGAACGGATATTACATTTATAGTATGACCGGAAATCATGAAGCGAAGATGATCAACGACCGCTTATATGTTCCATTCAAGCTGTTAAATGATTATTTAGGTGTTCAAGGCGTATATAATCCAGCCCAGAAATCACTTGAACTTAGCAAGCTGGTGATGAATGACATTAAGATCACCTCTGTAACCTTAGACAAGAGCAATAAGAATGCTAGTATTAAAATACAATATCCAAAGATCAGCGGTCTGACGGATGAAGTACAAAACACGATTAATGCAGCCTTCAAAAAAGAGGCTGAACTATTCGCGACAGAAAGTGAAAAAGAGTCTAGCCGTAGAGATGGCACGATAGAGAATAAATATGACTACTCTCAAAATTATGTTGTCACCTTTAACCGTGAAGGCGTACTTAGTGTAGTAGTCGATCAATATGGTTATAGTGGTGGTGCTCACGGCGGCACCATGCGCGAGGGACATACCTTCTCACTGAAGGATGGTAAGAAAATAGAACTTAAAGACCTGCTAAAGGCAGAACCTAACTACAAACAAAAACTAGATAAAATGTTGAAGGCAAGCACCAAGGATATAGCTTTTCCGGAGTCAACTGGTGGACTATCAGATAACCCAGCCTTCTTCGTCAGTGAAAGCGGCTTAGCCATCTTCTATCAACAATATGAAATCGCACCTTATGCAGCTGGAATTCCTACCTACACCTTTAATTTCAGTTCAATACTGCCTAAAGGTACTGATCCCTTTGCTTCTTTCAAATAA
- a CDS encoding metallophosphoesterase, which translates to MNTKPISRRQFLKKSAQVSLGLLGTASASGIYSHWVEPYWLEVKYIDIKIPNLPPTFDRFRIVHFSDLHLGVYSKSEALTELVQQIQHVSPDLICFTGDLLDHSVDYISEAVDLCSQLRAPFGQYAVLGNHDAFGTRKAVTKGLAQSGFHVLHNEHVVLKKDAEALYLAGVDDPWVGKADIHQALRHIPDKACTLLLAHEPDFADEYSHLPIDLQLSGHSHGGQVRLPFVGALYTPPHGSKYSSGLYQLPDSRLQVYTTRGIGVTRMPIRFNCRPELTVMTLKSS; encoded by the coding sequence ATGAATACTAAACCTATTAGCAGACGCCAATTTCTGAAGAAAAGTGCTCAAGTGTCTTTGGGGCTACTTGGAACCGCAAGTGCATCCGGCATTTATTCACACTGGGTTGAGCCCTACTGGCTTGAAGTTAAATATATAGATATAAAGATTCCCAATCTCCCTCCGACATTCGATAGATTTCGTATTGTTCATTTCAGTGATTTACATTTAGGCGTATATTCGAAGTCGGAAGCCTTAACGGAGTTGGTCCAGCAAATTCAACATGTAAGTCCAGATCTGATTTGCTTCACTGGGGATCTACTAGATCATTCTGTCGATTATATTTCAGAGGCTGTAGATTTATGTTCACAGTTGCGGGCTCCCTTTGGACAATATGCTGTGTTAGGTAACCATGATGCATTTGGCACAAGGAAAGCTGTAACGAAAGGATTAGCACAATCTGGTTTCCACGTACTTCATAATGAACATGTAGTCTTAAAAAAAGATGCGGAGGCGCTTTATCTAGCTGGAGTAGATGATCCGTGGGTCGGCAAAGCAGATATTCATCAGGCGCTACGCCATATCCCTGATAAGGCATGCACCCTACTCCTTGCTCACGAACCGGATTTCGCTGATGAATATAGTCATCTTCCCATAGATCTGCAATTGTCCGGCCATAGTCACGGAGGACAAGTCCGACTCCCATTTGTTGGCGCTTTGTATACCCCACCTCACGGCAGTAAATATTCAAGTGGATTGTACCAGCTTCCAGATAGTCGACTCCAGGTTTACACCACACGAGGGATTGGAGTGACTCGTATGCCTATACGTTTTAATTGTCGTCCCGAGCTTACCGTAATGACTTTAAAATCCTCATGA
- a CDS encoding VanZ family protein — translation MSTEPKNKSNMKLLLAAVFIVYMYFLIRIILFKGAPFSLQSLWEQAGRMLEQPDRIFNRQGNYTPFKEISRGIEHLSLSDPFSSLNLVGNILAFIPFGVFIPMLFSQKVRLFQKVFMLSFALSLSFEVTQLVLYIGTFDVDDLILNTCGGVFGFVIYRLLVSSGLFTTISKRC, via the coding sequence ATGAGTACAGAGCCTAAGAACAAGTCTAATATGAAATTATTGCTGGCAGCCGTCTTCATCGTCTATATGTATTTCTTGATTCGGATTATTTTATTTAAAGGCGCACCTTTTAGCTTGCAATCACTTTGGGAACAAGCGGGGCGTATGCTCGAGCAGCCCGACAGAATTTTTAATCGACAGGGCAATTATACACCCTTTAAAGAGATCTCGCGGGGGATAGAGCATCTGTCACTTTCAGATCCTTTTTCATCGCTAAATTTGGTGGGCAATATTCTGGCGTTTATTCCGTTTGGAGTCTTTATCCCTATGCTGTTTTCGCAAAAAGTAAGGTTATTCCAAAAGGTCTTTATGCTCTCTTTTGCGCTCAGTCTGAGCTTTGAAGTTACACAATTAGTATTGTATATCGGCACCTTTGACGTGGATGATCTGATCTTAAATACTTGCGGCGGGGTATTCGGTTTCGTCATATATAGACTGCTGGTTTCTTCTGGATTGTTTACAACTATATCGAAGCGGTGTTAG
- a CDS encoding SDR family NAD(P)-dependent oxidoreductase, whose protein sequence is MNRLTNKVAIITGAGSGMGREEALLLSKEGATVIATDINEAAVQAVVKEIEANGGQAAAYAHNVASEEDWIKVVEDVISKFGKIDILVNNAGISFPVQLLESTVDQWNKVMNINVSSVFLGMKHVVPQMKNNKGGSIVNISSIAGLTGSSGAGAYTASKGAVRMLSKAAAVDFGKDNIRVNSVHPGFIETPMSAEFVNDERMHSFFMSQTALPRVGRASEVAEAVLFLASDEASYITGVELPVDGGVVAK, encoded by the coding sequence ATGAATCGTCTAACTAATAAAGTAGCAATTATTACAGGTGCAGGCAGTGGCATGGGCCGTGAAGAAGCTCTTTTATTGTCCAAAGAAGGTGCTACAGTTATAGCAACTGATATCAACGAAGCTGCTGTACAAGCGGTTGTAAAAGAAATCGAAGCCAATGGTGGACAAGCAGCAGCTTATGCACATAATGTAGCTTCCGAAGAAGACTGGATCAAAGTTGTAGAAGATGTGATTAGCAAGTTTGGAAAAATCGACATCTTGGTAAACAATGCAGGGATCTCGTTCCCAGTCCAATTGCTTGAATCCACTGTTGATCAATGGAACAAAGTCATGAACATTAATGTAAGCAGCGTATTCCTGGGGATGAAGCATGTTGTTCCTCAAATGAAGAACAATAAAGGTGGTTCTATCGTCAATATCTCTTCTATCGCAGGTTTGACTGGCAGCAGCGGTGCTGGCGCTTATACAGCTTCTAAAGGTGCCGTTCGTATGCTGAGTAAAGCTGCGGCTGTAGATTTTGGTAAAGATAACATTCGTGTGAACTCTGTTCACCCAGGATTTATCGAAACTCCAATGAGTGCTGAATTTGTAAATGACGAAAGAATGCATAGCTTCTTTATGTCCCAGACTGCATTGCCACGTGTTGGACGTGCTTCTGAAGTAGCTGAAGCTGTATTGTTCTTGGCTTCCGATGAAGCTTCTTACATTACAGGTGTTGAGCTGCCAGTAGATGGCGGAGTCGTGGCTAAATAA
- a CDS encoding helix-turn-helix domain-containing protein has product MNPKARYEKERSDGKQQRLYTILESAERIFSQKGIEKSTMQDVASEANIGIATLFRYFPRKEKLIVAVATRMLEPMLDHFKYVADLPLTCLEKIEMLFDFFIQDQNHLSIIFMVNFESYASHLNEPVEDVLDFNALNRKIWHEYSRIIQNGVEDGSIRAGLPVKETLITLMNSFALFSRKLTMKKNILLLESDLDSDKQLELLKQIFLEHLKA; this is encoded by the coding sequence ATGAATCCTAAAGCACGCTACGAAAAAGAACGATCCGACGGTAAACAGCAGCGATTATATACGATTCTCGAATCCGCAGAACGAATATTTTCGCAAAAAGGAATTGAAAAGTCGACAATGCAGGATGTCGCAAGTGAAGCTAATATCGGAATTGCGACGCTGTTTAGATATTTTCCTAGAAAAGAAAAGCTCATCGTGGCAGTGGCCACTCGAATGCTAGAGCCAATGCTCGATCATTTCAAGTATGTAGCTGACTTGCCACTTACCTGTCTTGAAAAGATCGAGATGTTATTCGATTTCTTTATTCAGGATCAAAATCATTTAAGCATTATCTTTATGGTCAATTTTGAAAGCTACGCCTCTCACTTAAATGAGCCTGTTGAAGATGTTCTGGATTTCAATGCATTAAACCGCAAGATTTGGCATGAGTACTCCAGGATCATTCAAAATGGGGTAGAAGACGGTTCTATTCGTGCCGGACTCCCTGTGAAAGAGACCTTAATTACACTGATGAACAGCTTTGCTCTCTTTTCCAGAAAGCTAACGATGAAAAAGAATATCCTTCTGCTAGAATCGGATTTAGACTCCGACAAGCAGCTTGAGCTTCTTAAACAAATCTTTCTAGAGCATTTAAAAGCCTAA
- a CDS encoding methyl-accepting chemotaxis protein, protein MSIIDALVLAAPYFKKLHSQDIMIGITDREIFQYYTPSNAIDFGLAKGSPIPPEDLTLSNGLKGEVSFNRIPAEIYGSPVISTCVPIYGTDNEVVGVFAIAYTLENENKLEVFTDEINGISNHLMDMVQSVAAQSEELSATSQQILDNTRRAVTESQEVNKVTGFIREISEQTNLLGLNAAIEAARVGELGAGFGVVAKEVRKLSVNTKEATHNIEKSLSDVQKSIKQMELEIEAISASSHAQAELVTEFSGVIERLNKASKEMTTFMQSIIQ, encoded by the coding sequence ATGAGTATTATCGATGCCTTAGTCCTCGCAGCACCTTACTTCAAAAAGCTTCACTCGCAAGATATTATGATCGGTATTACGGACAGGGAAATCTTCCAGTATTATACTCCGAGTAATGCCATTGATTTTGGACTGGCCAAAGGGAGTCCTATTCCGCCTGAAGACCTAACGCTTTCAAATGGATTGAAAGGTGAGGTTAGCTTTAACCGGATTCCAGCAGAAATTTATGGATCTCCTGTGATTTCAACATGTGTGCCTATATATGGAACAGACAACGAGGTAGTAGGCGTGTTCGCAATTGCCTACACACTGGAGAACGAGAATAAGCTTGAGGTATTTACAGACGAGATTAATGGGATAAGCAATCACCTAATGGATATGGTTCAGAGCGTAGCTGCACAATCTGAAGAATTATCGGCGACCTCGCAGCAAATATTAGATAATACACGTAGAGCGGTTACGGAGTCTCAAGAAGTGAATAAGGTTACGGGCTTCATTCGTGAGATTTCCGAGCAGACGAACCTTCTAGGACTAAATGCGGCTATCGAAGCTGCACGTGTAGGAGAGCTGGGAGCGGGCTTTGGCGTTGTGGCTAAGGAAGTACGCAAACTGTCCGTAAATACCAAAGAAGCAACCCATAATATTGAAAAATCACTTAGCGATGTTCAAAAGTCCATTAAACAGATGGAGCTAGAAATTGAAGCGATCTCCGCTTCTTCACACGCACAAGCAGAACTGGTCACCGAATTCAGCGGGGTTATTGAACGTTTGAATAAGGCCAGTAAAGAAATGACTACTTTCATGCAATCCATCATCCAGTAG